The Enhydrobacter sp. sequence AAGGGAGCGATGCGGATCTGCGTCTTCGGCGCCGGCGCGATCGGCGGGAACTTTGCGGCGCGGCTCGCCGCGGCCGGCAACGAGGTGTCCGTCGTCGTCCGCGGCGCCCATCTAGAGGCGATCCGGCGGAATGGGCTCGTCCTGCTGACGGGCGAGCGAAAGATCGTCGCGCCCGTGCGGGCCAGCGACCGGCCGGCCGATCTCGGGCCGCAGGATATCGTCCTGGTGACGATGAAGGCCTGCGGTCAGGCCGTGCTTGCCGACACCGTCGGGCCGCTGCTCGGCGCCGGGACGTCGGTCGTCTTCGTGCAGAACGGCATTCCCTGGTGGTATGGCCACGGCCTGTCGGCGAACCGTCCGCCAGCGCCTGACCTGTCGCGACTCGATCCGGGCGGCGCGCTGGCGCGATCGGTCGGCCTCGACCGCACCATCGGCGCCGTCGTCACCTCCTCGAACCATGTGATCGAACCCGGCGTCGTGCGCAACATCTCGCCCGATCGCAACACGCTCTGGGTCGGCGAGACGGACGACCGTCCGAGCGCGCGCATCCGGACCCTGCGCGCGACGCTGAAGGCTGCGGGCATCGCCTCGCCCGAAACCCGCGATATCCGCTACGACATCTGGCACAAGCTGATGGCCAACCTCACCGGCTCGACGCTCTGCCTGATCCTTGCCCAGCCGACGACCATCCAGAAGACCGAGATGATCAACCGGCTGGCCCGCCGCGCCCACGCCGAGGCGCTGGCGGTCGCGGCCGCCCACGGTGTCCTGCTCGACGACAGTCCCGACATCCGCTATGGGCCGAAGCGCGTCTACCCGGACCATCGACCTTCGATTCTGCAGGACTACGAGATCGGCCGGCCGATGGAGATCGAGGCCATCGTCCGCGCGCCGCTCGCTTTCGCGCGCAGCGCCGGCATCGACACACCGACGCTTGATGCGGTCGAATCGCTCTGCGTCAGCCTCGCCGTGTCCAAGGGCCTTTATGCGCTCTGACCCAGATCGAGATTGCGCGTCACGGGGCGCGCTACCAACAACTCAACCAGTGTCGTGTCATCCCTCGCTGCGCTCGGGATGACACCGCATTCCCGAGGATCGACGCTGCCGGCGAACGCCGGTGGCGCACTCGCGTCGTCGCTAGGTCGCCGTGCCGCCGACGGTGAGGGCGTCGATGCGCAATGTCGGCTGGCCCACGCCGACCGGCACACCCTGGCCGTCCTTGCCGCAGGTGCCGATGCCGGGATCGAGCGCCATGTCGTTGCCGACCATGCCGACGCGCGTCAGCGCCTCGGAACCGGCGCCGATCAGGGTCGCGCCCTTCACGGGCCGCGTGATCTTGCCGTCCTCGATCAGGTAGCCCTCGGTCACGCTGAACACGAACTTGCCCGACACGATGTCGACCTGCCCGCCACCGAAATTGGCGGCATAGAGGCCCTTCTTCACCGAGGCGATGATTTCCTTGGGATCCGCGGTCCCGCCCAGCATGAAGGTGTTGGTCATGCGCGGCATCGGCGCATGGGCGTGACTCTGGCGTCGGCCGTTGCCGGTCGGCTTCACGCCCATCAGGCGGGCATTCATGCGGTCCTGCATCAAGCCGACCAGCCTGCCGTTCTCGATCAGCACGTTGCGCCGCGTCGGTGTGCCCTCGTCGTCGATGGTGAGCGAGCCGCGGCGGTCGGCGATCGTGCCGTCATCGACCACGGTGACGCCCGGAGAGGCCACCATCTGGCCCATCAGGTGGGTGAACATCGAGGTCTTCTTGCGATGGAAGTCGCCCTCCAGCCCGTGACCGACGGCCTCGTGCCATAGAACGCCCGACCAGCCGGCGCCCAGGACAACCGGCATCTCGCCGGCCGGCGCATCGACCGATTCGAGATTCACCAGCGCCTGCCGGATCGCTTCGTCGGCCTCCTTCTTCCAGTAGTCGGGATGGAAGATGTCGCCATAGGCGGCGCGCCGGCCACTGCCGGTGCTGCCGGCCTCGAGGCGCGCGCCTTCGCCGCAGACGACGCTGACGTTGAGCCGCACCAATGGCCGCACATCGGCGGCGCGCCAGCCGCCGGCGCGCACGATCTCGATCACCTGCCATGAGCCCGAGAGCGAGATCGAGACCTGGCGCGCTTTCGGCTCCTTGCCGCGCACATAGGCGTCGATCTCCTGCAGGAGCTTGACCTTCTTCTCGAAGCTTTCGCCGTCGATCGGGTTGTCGTCGGCATAGAGCAGCCGGTTGGTGCCATGCGGCGACTGGTCCGATTTGCCCGATTTGCCCGAACGCACGCCCTTCACCGTGTCGGCGGCACGCCTCATCGCCTTTTCGTCCAGCGCCGAGGCGTGCGCGAAGCCGGTCGCCTCGCCCGAGACGGCGCGCAGCCCGAAGCCTTGCGTCGTGTCGTAGGAGGCGCTTTTCAGCTTGCCGTCGTCGAAGCTGAGGCTTTCGCTCTGGACATACTCCAGGAACAGCTCGCCGTCGTCGCAACCCTTCAGCGCCTCGTCGACCGTTTTCTCGGTCTTGCGCTGGTCGAGCGCGCCTCTGCCGAAAAAAAGGCTGTCGGCGGTGGCGAGATGGTTGATGCCCTGGGCCATGGGATACCTGCTGATTCAGACGACGAGGACGATCTTCCCAAAATGGGCGTTGGCCTTCATGTGCGCAAGCGCCTCGGCCGCCTGGGCGAGCGGGAAGGTGCGATCGATCGGCAGCGAGAGCTTGCCGGCCTCGATCGCGGGCCAGAGATCCTTGCGGGCGGCCTGCACGATCGCGCGCACCTCCTCGGGCGTTCGCGTGCGGAAGGTGACGCCGATATAGTCGATGCGCTTCAGCGCATGGAGGTCGAAGTTGAACTCGCCCTTCATGCCGCCCAGCCGGCCGACATTGACGATGCGGCCCAGGATCGCGGCGGCTTCCATGTTCTGGTTGATCACGCCGCCCGACACCTGATCGACGATCAGGTCGACGCCCTTGCCGCCGGTCGCTTCCTTGACCTTGTCCGGCCATTTCGGATCGCGCGTGTCGAGCGCGAGGTCGCAGCCGAACTCCTTGAGCCGGGCGCGACGCGAATCGTTGGTGGATGTGCCCATGACGATCGACGCGCCCATGTGCCTGGCGATCTGCATCCCGAGCAGCCCGACGCCCGAGCTGGCGCCCTGGATCAGGACCGATTCGCCCTTCTTCAGCCGTCCCGCGCCGACGAGGGCATTGTGCATCGTCTGCACCGCCACCGGCATGCAGGCCGCCTGCTCGAAGCTCATGTTGTTGGCCGGGATCTTATGGACGCGGCCCGAATCGGCCACGGCATATTCGGCGAAGCCACCAGCCGCCGAGCTCATGACGCGGTCGCCCGGCTTGAAGTCCTTCACCTCGCCGCCCACGGTTTCGACCTCGCCCGCGCATTCCAGACCGACGATCGTTCCCGGCCCGCCGACCGCGCCGTGACGATGGCCGGCCGCGACCGCGAGATCGGCCCGGTTGAGCGAGGCGGCCTTGACCCTGATGAGGATCTCGTTGGCCTTGGGCGAGGGCTTGGGCGCCTCCTTGACCTGGACGCCCTGCTCGGTGACGACGGCTGCTTTCATCGTGCGCTCCTTTGAATTCATACGATCCTGCTCTCGCGGCCCTGCCAGTAGCGGTCGCGCAGCAGACGCTTGTAGAGCTTGCCCGTCGGGTGGCGTGGCAACTCGGCCTCGAAATCGATGCTGCGCGGGCATTTGATGGCCGAAAGGTGATCCTTGCAGTAGGCGATCAGCTCCTCGGCCAGCGCCGGTCCCGCCTGCGCCATGTCGCGCGGCTGCACGACAGCCTTCACCTCCTCGCCGAAGTCGGGATTGGGCACGCCGAACACCGCGCAGTCCATCACCTTGGGATGGTTGATCAGAAGATTTTCAGCCTCTTGCGGATAGATATTCACCCCGCCCGAGATGATCATGAAGGCCTTGCGGTCGGTGAGATGCAGGAAGCCGTCGGCATCGACATAGCCCACGTCGCCCAGGGTCGACCATCCCTTCGGATGACGCGACTCGGCGGTCTTCCCGGGATCGTTGTGATACTCGAAGGCTCGACCCTCGGCGAAATAGATCGTGCCCGGCTGGCCGACCGGAAGTTCGTTTCCCGCATCGTCGCAGATCTTGAGCTTGCCGACGACCGCGCGGCCGACCGTCCCCTTGTGCGCCAGCCATTCGGCGGAGTTGCACATGGTGAGGCCGTTGCCCTCCGTGCCGCCGTAGTATTCCCAGATGATGGGCCCCCACCACTCGATCATCTT is a genomic window containing:
- a CDS encoding 2-dehydropantoate 2-reductase translates to MRICVFGAGAIGGNFAARLAAAGNEVSVVVRGAHLEAIRRNGLVLLTGERKIVAPVRASDRPADLGPQDIVLVTMKACGQAVLADTVGPLLGAGTSVVFVQNGIPWWYGHGLSANRPPAPDLSRLDPGGALARSVGLDRTIGAVVTSSNHVIEPGVVRNISPDRNTLWVGETDDRPSARIRTLRATLKAAGIASPETRDIRYDIWHKLMANLTGSTLCLILAQPTTIQKTEMINRLARRAHAEALAVAAAHGVLLDDSPDIRYGPKRVYPDHRPSILQDYEIGRPMEIEAIVRAPLAFARSAGIDTPTLDAVESLCVSLAVSKGLYAL
- the tldD gene encoding metalloprotease TldD; this translates as MAQGINHLATADSLFFGRGALDQRKTEKTVDEALKGCDDGELFLEYVQSESLSFDDGKLKSASYDTTQGFGLRAVSGEATGFAHASALDEKAMRRAADTVKGVRSGKSGKSDQSPHGTNRLLYADDNPIDGESFEKKVKLLQEIDAYVRGKEPKARQVSISLSGSWQVIEIVRAGGWRAADVRPLVRLNVSVVCGEGARLEAGSTGSGRRAAYGDIFHPDYWKKEADEAIRQALVNLESVDAPAGEMPVVLGAGWSGVLWHEAVGHGLEGDFHRKKTSMFTHLMGQMVASPGVTVVDDGTIADRRGSLTIDDEGTPTRRNVLIENGRLVGLMQDRMNARLMGVKPTGNGRRQSHAHAPMPRMTNTFMLGGTADPKEIIASVKKGLYAANFGGGQVDIVSGKFVFSVTEGYLIEDGKITRPVKGATLIGAGSEALTRVGMVGNDMALDPGIGTCGKDGQGVPVGVGQPTLRIDALTVGGTAT
- a CDS encoding zinc-binding dehydrogenase; the protein is MKAAVVTEQGVQVKEAPKPSPKANEILIRVKAASLNRADLAVAAGHRHGAVGGPGTIVGLECAGEVETVGGEVKDFKPGDRVMSSAAGGFAEYAVADSGRVHKIPANNMSFEQAACMPVAVQTMHNALVGAGRLKKGESVLIQGASSGVGLLGMQIARHMGASIVMGTSTNDSRRARLKEFGCDLALDTRDPKWPDKVKEATGGKGVDLIVDQVSGGVINQNMEAAAILGRIVNVGRLGGMKGEFNFDLHALKRIDYIGVTFRTRTPEEVRAIVQAARKDLWPAIEAGKLSLPIDRTFPLAQAAEALAHMKANAHFGKIVLVV